aagcgtcgtatatacgtacagcTTCCTTAATGAATCCTCTCGCTTCGACTCCGATCGTCGTCGATCAAGCCCGCCACCGCGACTCCTGATTATTTCGATTgcgaaagaaagttatttcAAAAGGTGGAACGTAAAATAAAGCGATCGGCTATCTCGAATCGCCGCGATAAATCCGTCCGTCCAATCTATCCATCTGTCCGCTGAGATAGATGTAGCCAAGGCACGcgtgtacatacgtatctaaCGTAGTAAGAACATACGTTCCGTACGCGGGAGAAAGCGTGAGCGCGCGCACGTGGCCCGCGTCGGACTAATTAACGTTCCGACGATTAGGCGGCACGCCGTTTACCACACGTGTCCGTGTCCGTGTCCGTGTCCGTTACATGTCGATCGTTCGAATCACAGGGAATCCACACaaaccatctctctctttctctgtctcacaCAGTCATTTTTCACACAAGTCGTTCTTTCGACGCAGTTCCGAACGATAACACGGCGACTTTCTAACTTGTGATTTGCATGAGGCCCTGAGGCAACTCGAATCGGCTTATCGACTACTCGataaagacatatatatatatgtgtgtatgtatatatatatatatatatatatatatatatatatatacaagattaAATATCGACCTACTCTACGTGCctttgtaaaattttcttttctttccttttcttttcttcttcttttttctttctttcttttcttttttctttttttttttttttttttttttttttattcgcgaAACATGCGGAACTGGCTTCGATCGAGCTTTACTAACGACATGTTGTACTTACACGGAAAGATTCCGGAATGTTAAGAACGAACTGAAATATGAATTATGAAATGTTGCTTTGAGCGATTTTATaagaatgttatttttatattatttaacgttttaattatatccgCAAGAATCTTAATGTCTTGTATCTTTAAATTAGCTAATAGctcttttatcgaaaattatctattttatcgaattagAACTATTTTGTCGGAATTtagataatcttttttttacgatcaaaAGATTCGTTTCaatcatatcgtttataacattcaaaagctttctttttttctttttcgttctctcgtaTATCTTTGTATTCATACATGCAATCTTTATACatcattttgtaaaattattctccataaaataaattaaataaaaacagaaagtgagaaagagagaaagagagagagagagagagagagagagagagtgagagagagagatagaaagagtaaaTGAAATATGTTCGTCGGTTCGTTTGCCCGTCGATCGATTGATTCCTCCAATATACGAGAAAGAAGTAATTTTATAAGAGAACGATTCAATCGggcaaattataataatacgaaaattCATGGTGACTCTAATTGGACGGAATAATTACCTGTATAATCGATATCGGCGATACTTAATTAGTCAAGGAGTACTCAAGGTACTAAGGTAGTACGTCGATGATTAAACGATTCGAGTATTTTCATAATGCGTATCGATTTCGATCGCTCGCTCACGATAATTACTAGGGAGCGAGTTCGTGCGAGAAGAGACAGACATTGGGCAACCAAGAATCATCCGTTATACCTAATACATATTACCAACGAATAAGAAGCTGGAAATCTTTCGAATTAAACCCGGAATCGTTTAAATTATCGAGCtgattttaatcgatcgttaaagaaaaagattaaatagaatagaagaagaaagagagagagagagagagagagagagaaaaaaaaaagagagaaacaattatttccgtaattattattctagtatgacaaaaaaaaaatgattattatatacctagtcgaatttaatataaaatacaattcaGATTGGTACATAATCAACAAACCTCATTACTAAAACATCGAAACgttaagataaagagaaaaaaaggagataaaaaagataaaatctctctctctctctctctctctctctctctctctctctttctttctctgaaaTGATTCCGGCTCTCCTTCGCATTAGCATCGTCCGACATGGCAGGCCTCTCGCCTGCCATAAAGCAGAGTACCGATATGCTCGATGGATATTATCGcctattaatgattaattgacCGCTGCTGGCAGGCGCCTACGTGTGTTCCAACTGAAAGAGAGGTGCTACACACCGCGTTAACTCCGCACCGAACGAGAGGTCGTACCGGGGTTAGATCATGCTTTGCGCGGCGAATCGTTAGAAAGTCTTCCTATCGAAGTGGTGGtgggagatagaaagagaaagagctagTCTGCGTAGTAAGTCGCTCGGAAAAGATCCATCCATCGACGATGGTTCGTCTCGATTACGAAGGAATCGCTGCTCCATCGCGAGTTCGCTCagatctcttttcttcgagCTAGAGAAAAGGATTCagtctattctctttctctttctctcgttctttctttctctctttctatctctccccTTACCCcatctccccctccctctctctttctctctctctctctctctctgtctgtctgtctgtctgtctgtctgtctgtctgtctctttctcttcatcgtTAATGCCTCGGAAAAGTCTTACGTAAGTATAAATCTCGTTGTACCGACGCTTTACGCGATATCTGGTGCAATGCAAAGATTAACGCTCTTTATCCCTTACATGTCGTTCACCAAAATAGGGAAACACgatataatcttttaaatttcCCACCTACGTAAATAGAAATTGAGATTCTGTAACGTGTTTTAAACGTGTCGCTTTTAGCAAGTGAAATTCCCGTTTGAGGAATTTATCGAAAGCTTCATCGTGCGATGAACTCTGAACGACCTTTCTCTCGTAACGCGTAACTCGGAAGACGAAGAACGATTCTTCTAATTATCCAAGTAGAGGGAGGAGGGCTAGCGTAGGAGAGGGTAATggaatttcttctttgttgTTCACGGAACAATTCGGAAGGGTTCAATCTTAGAAACCAAATCATTATTTTGTAacctccccctcctctctctctctctctcattaaatGGCCAGTTCTAGTATTTTTATTCTGAACGATTTTATttggagaaatatttttttctatccaaGGACGTTCCTCGAGTAGATCTTgatggaagaggaagaagagaaagaagaagatgaaaaggaagaagaaaaaaaggaaaagaagaaaaagaagaagaagaagaagaagatgaaaaataagtataaaaaggggaaaaagggaaaagaagaaagagaagaagaagaaaaaagaaagaaagaaaaaaagagaaagaagaagaaaaagaagaagaagagtaagagtaagaaggTACCCCGGTTCGATGTCGTTGCGGATTTTTCCACGATAACGTTCGAACGACGTGACGAGGGACTTCGGAGGGTCGTTAAAGGCCCGTTAAAATTAGAAAGACGTTACGTATCCCTCGATCTTTTCCCTCTTGCTCGAGAGGATCCAAGACATTATCTACTCTAcctctttttatccttcttccatcctcttttcttttacggGTTTCCCGTGTGACCCCATCGAATACCTCGatagaaagagcaagagattgagaaggaggaggagcagaaagaggagaaggtaaaggtggaagagaaagaggtggaAGGTTCACAGAGAGACGGGAGACAAAGTCAAAGAACGGTGATCTCTGAATAGACAAGGACGGAAGGAAAAAGACCGATAAAAGACCGCTAACCAAGGCAAAGGATCGAGAAGCTTGCAGGAGAGAAGGCCACGCGTGCGTGGGACGTCAGAGGACACGAGACGACTATCCTCGTGTAAACTTCGCCATCACGGAAGACctctatatatgtgtatatgtgtgtgtgtgtgtgtgttctcTCTCGAAGAGACCGATCCACATTCATGACTTTCTAACGATCTTAGAGAACGTGCCACAACGATATAGTGTATACCTAAGTACTATATACAAAGGAGATATTTAGAGACGCATacgtacatttatatttatgtgtatatatgtgtctaCTATATACGATTCGCTTTTCAAATCGCACCACCttattactctctttctttctttcttttttctctcactctctctctctctctctccctcttctcttttctttctttctttttttacctttcctttcctttcctttcctttccttttttgtgttctttagaaagacagagacaaaaAGAACGAAGTCGACGTGTTACCTCGACGTTTTACTCGTGAATTACGCCTACGCGTTTATCGCCCTCTTTTCTTCAGTTAGAACTGAAGTGAAGTTTTACGTTGagattttacttttacttttcccTCCCTACTACTTGCGTCATCCGATCGTCTTAAGCGGGAATACGAATGGAAAGATagtaaaaggaagagaagacgCGCACGCCATACAACCTGGCATAGAGTCGCTAGATCACCGAGAAAATGAGAAGGTATCCGGTAACCCGATGTCGGATCGATAGATTAGTTTCTCTTAAGCGGCTGTTATTAGTCTGCTAAGATTCATTCCCGCAGATAAGTATCCGCGCGCATCTTGCTACTGCTTCGTACCTCTACGAATGTAGTAAGGAAAGGTTCCCGATGATTATTAACGATCACGGCGATGTCAACGACCGAGTTCTACGCTTCCTCGTACTTCTATTGCAAGGTCAAATCTGTGGAATTATTGTGAAAATTTATTCCGTCAAATGATTCAAATGAATATCGTATGCGTGACCGGATGCAATATgatggaaaaaatattaattaagagaaaaattcgtcaaaattcatatttttaattttcatcggCTTTAACACATTcgatatcttttctatttccgaTCTTAAGTAATCTTAAGACCGTCGTGTAATTGCAAAATGgtaagtaagaaaaattttaatcgtgtacacacacacaaacacacacacacacacatatatatatatatatatataatatcgtaacAAAATGGAAAGTTACGATACcgttaaaacaaagaaaaaaaaagaaaaataaaatgataacaaaaaatcataaaaatcgtGATGCAACGAGCATAAGTTTTCTCTCGCGAAGGAATCAATTTCATTCCTCTCATTTAACtgctctctttatctatctctttttatctctctcactctctctttctttttaactctctttctctctctctttctcttttcctctaacGTGAAATACGGCTGCGATAGTCGTAGATCTTCATTGCTCAGTAAATAAATCGTAAGGCATAATCGTTAAGCACCATTTGGTGCGTCATATCGCGGCGCGATATTAATTACCTCCTTTCCCCGCTCGCGGTGAGTATTTCACGCCACGCGAGTAATGTTCGCGAAAGAAGAGGGCGAATTCATTGCACTGCACTACACACACTTGGCTTCGTGCAAGCACAAGCATAAGCACAAGCAAAGGCACTTCGGAGTctcgaggaggaggaggaagaagaagaagaagaagaaccgaTAAGGATCGATGCTATAATTCGAGGGAATCTACGTAAAGGATCGTGCTCTCACCGTCGTCGATCCGTTCCGCGGTATCCTTTTATGGAGATAAGGATCGGTGCCATAATTTCGAGAAGATCcgtctcactttctctctctttctctctatctttctctctctctctctctctctctctctctctctctctctctctctctttctcttactctcctttctctctcgcggTGCCTTATTTGCacagagcaaaaaaaaatttaactcCAGGAACTTCTTGGACTTTATTCCTTTCTgtctcgaaaaaaataaaaaaaaaaaaccaaaagaataaaaggtgggagagaaagagagagagagagagagagagagagagagagagagagagagagagagagagagagagagagatagagagagagttctTGAAGGTACAAAGTACCAGTATTATAATCACATTCGGCCCTTGTCATTGTCGAATCTGCTCGACGGAAGATCGAAGTACTCGAGGACCCTCCATCCTCTCCTCTCATTCTTCTCATCTTCGATTGCGTTTCCAGTGAGTGTGTCATGAATATGCATGCCAAGCGCGTTCGCGCAAAAATTCACGGCCTTGACAGTCTGACGTTTCGAAGAGCGTAACCGTAAACGAGGCCTAACGATAGGCCGAGGATAATCGAACCTGACAGCATGCAAGAGAGATTGCcagtatttctctctctctctctctctctctctctctctctttctctgtctatctatctatctctttctttctctttttaaaactCGTGAAAGAATCCTCCTTGACGGGCGATATCCCTGTTAAATTATTCTGAAAGATGGCTTACAACGATCGTGATTCCAAATTTCGTTTATCCTTTTATAAAAAGGTCAATTTGATATAAGAATATCTCGCGAAAAGAAATCGAGACTTTCGATCTAAACTGTTATTCTTGGTTAAACGGGAGTgggagataaaagaaaaaagatagagagaaaaaaggaaaagcgaTTGCACTCGGCTCGCGGATGAATTTCACCGGTGGATAAGAGAGTGGCGGCgagaagggaggaagggagaaagtGTGGAGACGAGGAGATTGGAGGAGGGTCGATCCGCTAGCTTCAAGGGGTCATTATAGAGTTCTCCTTAGCTGGCACGCGGCCCCTCGTCTTCCCGACTGTCCGGATTGACTGATGTCGGGTCATTCGGAGCCTTCTAGATCCTTCAGTTGCCTCACCTGACGTAGGAGTTAAATAGAAGAGCGAACGCTTCGGAGAATATTGCGCGATGCGTCGTTACGAGAGCGACTTTCAAAAGCAATTAAAACTATTCCCGGCAtgccgagagaaagagaaagagatagcaaAACTACTATATAACTTTGAtcgaactctctttctctctctctctctctttccctctctctctctctctctctttctctatccgtAAATTCTTTTATCCGTATCTAGTCCGAGTTAGAATGAAAGATGTTAGAAAATGTGAAACTTACCTGAGCGTATTCTGCGCAAATGTCGATCGAGGAGACGTAATTGACGACATCCTCGATGGTCCAACGATTAACCGCTTGTCCATCGCCGCACGGCATGTGGCCGCATAAGGAGGGACATCTGACGGGTGGCGGTGTACTCGGACCAGGTGGGGTAGCTTTGGGTTTCGGAGATACGCTCCCTGATCTCCTCGTTTCTGTCCTTTGCCTTTTACGAGGTGCAAATCCTCCTGGAGTCGAGAGATCCAAAGGGCTCGTCACTCCCGCGTCACGTTTGTTCGCAccttttgattaaaaattgttttatcgataagagaagaatttttaattggGATCACGCGATGATGtccttcgttattttatttctcatggatataaataaatgaaatttattattgtggtttgtttgaaaaataatgaaaatcgtaaaatcatcgatatcgaaatcgaaaattgtatatgtatgaaagttagtgttctttatatttttctttttttttttcgtattaaaatttgtcataaggtttatcataaaaatcaatatattcgtgttataattacgaattaacatttttacttaCCTTTGAGATAAGTCTCGAGTTCGGCAGCGTTCTGTGCTGCATTCGCCGTTCGCACCATGTGCAAAAGGGCTTGTGTCGACGACATATCGAGCATAGGAGGAAAGACCGGGTTCCCGAATATGCTATCCTGTTTCTGCTCCTTGGGATCCTTGGAGAGAGGCGAGGTGGTTTGAACAGTGGTTGGTTGTGGCGCTCCAAGAGGGGCCATTAGACCTACGAACGGTGTGGCTGCGGTCTTAAACGCAGGAAACCTTGGATCCAAACCAGGAGGATAACCGTTTCTTAGGGTACTGAAGTAACTATGaacaaacaataaaatttctcGATTAATAAATCTTCTCGCAATCAATGCTCTCTCACAATTTTCTCACATTGTAAGATTTTTAAACATCAAgtctttttatgttttctctattttctttcccctttttgtacagaatttttattacgaagTTGCGTGGCAAGTAACGTGAGTTAAACGGCAAGCACGTGTAAATAAGTTAGAGAACGCGTGAGAAATGCGAACggttgtatgtgtgtgtgtgtgaatagATCGAAAGAGGACGATAGGATTtgggaacgaaagaaagaacattttGTAGAAACATGTTTTGCCTAacgaactattattattaataatgtatatattgttgctactatcgttaatacatttaatattgataataaaaataactgtCTTAATCGTTTTCCCTCGAAACACCGATCCAACGATATAGAAACCAACGGAAATGATTTAaatgcgaacgaacgaaaggatACGTGCGATTATTTATTCAAAGAGGAATTAAACATTTGAATAAACTTTTCcttgaaataatagaaatcgCAAGCGTGTatcatataatcatatatatttgatcGAACAAGGAAACGTACTCGTTAGGATTGGCGTTGTTGTATTTTGCGGCGAGGCTTCTCATAAAATCACTGCAGTTACGTCCCATCATCTGTTCCATGTGCTTGAGATGAtgcggcggtggtggtggccCCTCGGGTCCACCGAGGGATGTCGCATTTGGTGGCGTGCCTGGATGACTCGACGACGATGGCGTTACGCTTCTCGACGAGGTCGAGTTATTGTCAGGTGTTAGTCGTTCTGTTTTAACCTGAAACGAAACGTAGAAAAGTCGTCAATAAGAGGGAAGTCGTTCGGTTATCTCGTTTAACACGTCCTTGATCGGGAAATACGTTCTTACGATTTTACTCGAGGTCTCTCCCGTCTTAgaaccaagaaaaaaagagagaaagagagagaaagatagtagacggaatgagagagagatagtacgGACTAGTAGGAAATATCTCGGTCGCATTAATTCCCTGAGAACAGATTGCATCCGAGATATGGTAATGAAGGCAACGCGTGGCGCAAGAGTTAACTCCTTCGTGGCGAGAGCGCTACCGGTGCGGAGACCACGTGACACCAAGAAGAACGAGACTCGATTGGCGGTAGAATAGGTTCCCTAAGGAGCCCCCGAGAACGAGAAGGCTGCTTGTTTCAAAGAGCCCACTGTAAATCTCTTTCTCGCCTCGACTGCGAGCGCGGCTCTTCTTCCAAGTAAAATCGTGAAtataatgacgaaaaaaagaaaaaggaaaaaaaaagaagagaaaaaaagaaataaaaaataaagaaaaaaagaaagaaagaaagaaagaagtaaaaaaaaaggataaagagaaaaagataaaagatacgGTAGTAGGAAGGAATCTAGTGTGTCATTCGGTGACTATTCTTTTCAAGGATGACCATAGACTTTTTAAAAGCTCTATACCGAGTGCcgcttctctttttctttctctctaccacTCTTGCATTCGTTCTAAAACGTTTACAGAAGCGTCAAACGTAGCTCGCGTGTGTGTCAACGAAAGAATGACACTGCACCTTTCGACGAGGTTGACATCGTCTGTATATACGTGAGTCAATCGACCGGTCAGAGATTTCGAACGGGACTCTTCGAGTACACATGTACAGTGGCTACCGGTCAAAGGATAAGAgagttctctatctctctctttctattctctctctttctttctctctctctctctctctctctctctctttctctctctctctctttctctctctctctttctctctctctttctttctttctttactcctCTACGTCACACAATGCAAAGAAAATCTCTCGAAACTCTCGCACGTGTTCATCGAGTGCTACGCGAAGACCGATCAAACACTCAAAGACGACGAttcttctttcgaaaattCGTATGGTCCTGGGCTCCTACCTTTCTGTGTTTGTTCAAACGCCTCAAATTCTCGATGAGATCGAAAgatcaagagaaagaaaaagaaaaagagaaaaagaactttGACTGCGTGTAACCTTCGTACCTATCGATAATTCTATTCACATATATCTTCTTAGGTGGTCCatattaaattgttaaaaataaaaatgataattttgaaaatgaaaaaaaaaagaaaagaaaagaaggattggtaaatataatataacgtacCAATGGGaattattcgttttatatttttcttttatccttgcGTTAtgaattaatgtaaaaaaaaatactttgaaTAATTTACGACGGCACAGCTTTAAttttagtaaataaataaataaaccgGGTTATTGCCAGGACGTGtgtacattttttaatcattaattaaaatatatctttggGAAATTAATAAACGGAGACAGTGAACTCACTTGAGCGGTATCGAGACCATTCTGATTTTGACGTCTTCTGCCTCTTGAAGGCCTGCTAGTAGCCGAACCCGAGAGGTGGGCGTCCTGGGGGCTTCCGCCCCTGCCGTCGACCGCTGTGTTCGCGGCCAGGGTGGTCTCCTCGTTCTCTTCTGTGTGCGTTCCTAAATCCGCTGCTTCTCCACGATCGCCACCACGAGATCCAGTACCCGTGGACGCGTTTTCACCAGACGCTTCACCTATAACATCAACGAAATCCAATCGGACGTTAATTAATTGTCCCtgaacaattttaatttttattaaaacatcatgaaaacaataaataaacaaatcgatttaataattatattgaaaagaacGATTTCAAGATCAAAATCGTAATCAACGATCTAAgtacaaatttaaaattaaacggATTATAGTtcaaattaattctttattatctatcaTATTAATCCTTGATAtcctttataattaataagacacttatcattcttaaatctttatatataataataaatactattcGAAGAAACGTTTTATTGTAcaacttaattattaataatataatttttatgaatactTGCTTCATTGCcgattaacaattaattatcaagAAAATCCCTTAATACAATCTTAAAAGAGATATGAAAAAGCTATCGGGCATGAAATTAAAAGAGCAACTTGATCATTcttgatttaataaaagaagcgtatattctatatttttgtcGTAAAACTTTCTTAACGTCGGATCGCGTTAATGTAAGACGTTGTCTTTCAACACCAGGTATTTCGATGAAATACGttgaggaggaaaaaaaaaggaaagagggaaaagagtaAAATGGGATGAGAGGTAAAGAAGAAGTGGGATAGTAGTCAAAGAGAACAGAGTTTACATGGTGACTTTTATCATGGCGCTAGCTTTTCTCGAAagcgagaaaacgagagaatgagaaatttACGTTCAATAAATGTACCCGTCTTTGGCGccattatctttttccttgatCGCAGAAACGTATCTACACGATGAAATGAACGACGAGAACCAGGTAAAGGTGAGGGCAGAACggtggaagagaaagaagagggacCAATGAGTACGACGACTCAACAGGGTCACTGTCCCATCGTGGCTACCAAAAATATCCAATAAATTCTTGTCATCGTTAAACGCCTGGAATTTTATGGAGGCAGTAACTCGTCCGCACCGCCGAATTTGCTGTCCGATACGATCGAGCGCACTGCCGATGCCGGTGCTGTTATACCACCaaccttctcttttcttctctgttcttctctctctctctctctctctctctttctctctttctcttcttcttcttctttctttctcttccctacTTTGCCACGTTCACCAGGATCTCGCACGGATACACCAGGGATCTCGTATCTTTCCATTACTcttcttgcttttctttctgatCTCCTCCCAAGCTTCAATTCAGCAGGCTTTCTCATCTCTTAAATGTCCTCCTCATTTCAAGAATGGATAATACCTTTTCTTCGAAGTGTCGATTTAATCGGCTCTTTCTCCATTTCCAAAAGATTCTCTTATCGTATGATTAatcttcattatatatttacctatacaggtatatatatatatatatatatatatatatatatatacgtatatatgtatacatgtatgtatgtatgtagaagttgagacattaaaaaaaaaaaaaaaagaaaaaaaaaaaacaagaagaagaagaagagaaaaagaaagaaagaaattttaatttgaataaaattatcgaaataaattatcgaACTAAACGGAGGCGCAATGTTATTTCTTGTAACATGCAGGTATAGGTCATCGTCCGATCGTAAAACAGATGCCGTTAATTGAGATGCTACGATCCAATCGACAAACTCTCAGCTACTATTTCGACAAAACAAATTAGAATCATACATTCGATACATGTAATCTCGATCGAATTGttcaaattttcttatcaaatacttttataatatccGCTAAATACTTTTAGAATTATCACTTCAATAGAAGGACTAGCTGTAAGAATACAATtctcataaaattaatttctacgaCAGTCATTACCGGATGACTTCATCGTTTCACACTAGAAATATTTACGACTATTCATAAAAATTCCATTAGATGTTAGAGATCGTAAACGAAAAGCATCGTATTTCTTTCTACGATATTACGTTTGATTTTTCGCCGAacgtgaaaaaatttatactttCCTTGAATTAtcatctgtctttctctctctttctctctctctctttctctctctctctctctctctctctctctttcttcctctttctttctttctctttcttttaatttattttattgaaaaagaacattcgataaaattaattattaatcgtgaATCGACTTGaggaaatttcttttacaattaGACACGTTTAATTTGATGTTACAAGATAAACAATCAagtttgttattatcgacaaaggaggagtaataataatcgcaAGGTAAGTTTTACAAACGGTACAGCACAAAATTCGAACGTTAAAGATTTCTgatatatctctatcttttcgcGTTAACTTCCGGGAGTCTTCGTTTTAATAATCTACCGTAGGACGAAAGTTTTATGAGCGCGGTAGCTGGTCGGAGTAGCACGTACGACAAATATCATAACTGAAATGCAAAACTTTGCGAGTCGTCGTCAAAGAGTTAGAATCATTGTTTGAAAACCGTTCGTTCGGTTGTTATTCcttaaaacttttttcttcttctttgaacGATGCGCTTCAAGAACCGAACGATAAAACTAACCGCTATCTATATTTCTAGTCGCGTTCCTCAAACTTACAATTTTCCATGGCCTATCGCGAGCAACgtcaaaaggaaaatattgcCGGCAATAATTTCCGTTTGAATAGTTCCGTCTACGGacttcgttcgtttgttttataaaaGTGTCGTCGTTTTAAAGGTTTGCTCTTCTACGTCTACGCATACACAAAAGTCCTAGAAAACGAGACAAGGCATATACCACATGCAGTTGCGTTTGAAATAGaatcctccctctctttaaACCCCCCAGCCCTCCCCACCCTCACTCCTTGCCTATCCATCCAAATTGatcgtttaatattaaaaatcctATGTTGTGTgtatcctccttttttttccctctctctctctctctctctctctctctctttcagctcatatctatttctattaaattattctttaattaattttataatcatatcGAATAcgatacaaattttctttttatatatattttttttcatttttttttttttttgtaaatatttcttacgaaattattacgattagaATTAGTTTTCGAAAAGATTCGAAAGCAGAATAGGtagaatagaaagataaaCGTTCAACAGAGTATTCCCGTATAGCAACGTCGCGGTACGTTTTAACACGTCGTTACGATATTTTACACTTCGACACGGTGTCGTGTCCATGCcgtgaaacgagaaaaaagagaagccaaaggaagaaggaaaag
This sequence is a window from Vespa crabro chromosome 9, iyVesCrab1.2, whole genome shotgun sequence. Protein-coding genes within it:
- the LOC124426745 gene encoding uncharacterized protein LOC124426745 isoform X2 — protein: MPSTQGVSPEKNGYHDRGGSIFYHFGEASGENASTGTGSRGGDRGEAADLGTHTEENEETTLAANTAVDGRGGSPQDAHLSGSATSRPSRGRRRQNQNGLDTAQVKTERLTPDNNSTSSRSVTPSSSSHPGTPPNATSLGGPEGPPPPPHHLKHMEQMMGRNCSDFMRSLAAKYNNANPNDYFSTLRNGYPPGLDPRFPAFKTAATPFVGLMAPLGAPQPTTVQTTSPLSKDPKEQKQDSIFGNPVFPPMLDMSSTQALLHMVRTANAAQNAAELETYLKGANKRDAGVTSPLDLSTPGGFAPRKRQRTETRRSGSVSPKPKATPPGPSTPPPVRCPSLCGHMPCGDGQAVNRWTIEDVVNYVSSIDICAEYAQNFREHRIDGAALPLLSEEHLTGPMGMKLGPALKLRAMLARKLGACTVCLHCAHCHKTQLPMLSTAAAAAVVVQQQQQHQQQQQQQQQQQQQQQQQQQQQQQQPQQQQQQQLQQAQGRRPSSTGN
- the LOC124426745 gene encoding uncharacterized protein LOC124426745 isoform X1 gives rise to the protein MYKFSSRRIGSSTMTTKRKTKKHDGRLWQTSLRQLQLEWHRKRQVDRDNLANGSERDSPWSCGGGGGSGRRPLTSIIEHLRSSKGRLHNGPEKNGYHDRGGSIFYHFGEASGENASTGTGSRGGDRGEAADLGTHTEENEETTLAANTAVDGRGGSPQDAHLSGSATSRPSRGRRRQNQNGLDTAQVKTERLTPDNNSTSSRSVTPSSSSHPGTPPNATSLGGPEGPPPPPHHLKHMEQMMGRNCSDFMRSLAAKYNNANPNDYFSTLRNGYPPGLDPRFPAFKTAATPFVGLMAPLGAPQPTTVQTTSPLSKDPKEQKQDSIFGNPVFPPMLDMSSTQALLHMVRTANAAQNAAELETYLKGANKRDAGVTSPLDLSTPGGFAPRKRQRTETRRSGSVSPKPKATPPGPSTPPPVRCPSLCGHMPCGDGQAVNRWTIEDVVNYVSSIDICAEYAQNFREHRIDGAALPLLSEEHLTGPMGMKLGPALKLRAMLARKLGACTVCLHCAHCHKTQLPMLSTAAAAAVVVQQQQQHQQQQQQQQQQQQQQQQQQQQQQQQPQQQQQQQLQQAQGRRPSSTGN
- the LOC124426745 gene encoding uncharacterized protein LOC124426745 isoform X3, producing the protein MRELDTESPVVWPAWCYTGEASGENASTGTGSRGGDRGEAADLGTHTEENEETTLAANTAVDGRGGSPQDAHLSGSATSRPSRGRRRQNQNGLDTAQVKTERLTPDNNSTSSRSVTPSSSSHPGTPPNATSLGGPEGPPPPPHHLKHMEQMMGRNCSDFMRSLAAKYNNANPNDYFSTLRNGYPPGLDPRFPAFKTAATPFVGLMAPLGAPQPTTVQTTSPLSKDPKEQKQDSIFGNPVFPPMLDMSSTQALLHMVRTANAAQNAAELETYLKGANKRDAGVTSPLDLSTPGGFAPRKRQRTETRRSGSVSPKPKATPPGPSTPPPVRCPSLCGHMPCGDGQAVNRWTIEDVVNYVSSIDICAEYAQNFREHRIDGAALPLLSEEHLTGPMGMKLGPALKLRAMLARKLGACTVCLHCAHCHKTQLPMLSTAAAAAVVVQQQQQHQQQQQQQQQQQQQQQQQQQQQQQQPQQQQQQQLQQAQGRRPSSTGN